TTATAGCATCTTGCTCTTCGGAGTGAAcatgttcaagttgatcccAGATCCCTACCTCGGCCATTCATTCCTCGTCACGTCAGCTCTTGTTGCTTTATTTCTCATGTCATTTGGCTACTTCATGGTATTCATAGCCGTAAGTTCACTTCTTTCTAAAACCAAGCCCTTCGCTAAAAATCCCAATACTGCCTACACTACTACTTTTGGGACCATACGTTGGAGTAAATATTGGTGGGCGGTGACTTTCCCCTGTGGTACCATGTCGTTGTCAAACCTCGAAATCTCGAAAGGGTTCGTGGGAAACTATGAATTGCCTTTTTTCAGAGTTATGAGCTGCATTTTTGCTTTAGGAATGTTGACTATCACGGTCACATGCTTGGTTGGAATCGTTATTTATATCGTCAAACGTGTTGCAAGACTCTTTGACAAACTAGACCATAAATCTATAGTATAAAAAGtatttcatcatcattaatagaattgattttgaatatcGCTGTTACTGATTGCACCTCATTGATTGTTTCACGTAGACTTGAgattgggtgcaaaaaatgaTGCAGCGTAACGTTAACAATCCCTACATACTGCAAATAGTGGACGCaaaatgggtgcaaaataaaGTACAATTTTCCTGTATCGTTTATTTACAAAATCACTCCCTAATCCAAATACACCAATAACGTAAAAACAAGAATTACAACTAGTAGAAAAATCATAATAAAAAAATCCGAGTTCTCCATATAGTCTCACCTGAGACAGGGTCTGAACTGGAGCTTGAACCTAAACCGAAACGACGCCAAAGATGAACCTTAGTTTGTCTTAGTTCTTTGAGTTCCAGAACCACCCATTGGTGCCTTTACTGCCAGAATCCAATTGTGGGTTGAAAACCGTATCTTTACCATTTTCGGAAACGCTTTCTTTGACAGTTACCCAGTCTTTGGCATCAAGAGGTCTGgttttcaaaattgtcTTTGTTAAAGACGTGCCGTCATTGAATGATTCAGTCTTaatttccttcaattcaaCCTCATTTGTTTCGGAATTCTGGGTGTAGAACGATTGGTAAGAGTTGGAAACAACTCTCCTCTCGTTACTGTCAGTTTCCACAGGAGGTTGAGCCTGGGACTGGACTTCTTTAGCCGTCTTGACTCTTTCCAAATATTTCTTTCTAGCCTCTTCTCTCTGTTGGCGAAGATTGGCATACATGATGTTCTTCCAGCTCAAATAATCGTCAaactttctgaagaaaacaCCCTTTTCTCCCAAGTCAATCACCCCCTTGGAAGTCGTTTCATCTACACCCTTCTCTAGGATAGCATTGTCCAAGTCCTCTTTAGTCAATATGGtgtttctcaacttctcttgCTTGTAGTTCAACAATTCGACAGGCACTTCTCTGTTGGGGAATAGACATCTCCAGTAGCCTCTACTGTCCCAGACAGATTCACCAGCCTTGTTCAAGCAGTTATTGTATGCTCTAGTCAGTGGTGTCTTGTATGCATAGTAGCCAAAAGGAGTTCTTCCGTTGCGGAACGAGCCGCTAATTAAGTCCAGGAACCGCCCGCCATAGAAATCACTGATTCCCGTTGAAATCCCGTCATAGCCACCCTGATTACGTTTACACCAAGATGAGTGGATAGCGTCACGTGTCTCGTACGGCTTGGGAAAGGCAGCATCGATGTCTACATCCATGCCGGTGGAACTCTCTTCAAGCTCGGAAAGAACAGTGTCAAAGCCAACATCCTTCGatgtgaagaagtttctcaCGTTCTTGCGCATTTGGTTCATGTGGCCGGAGGAATCGccatcaacatcaaaaagCCAATTGAACGAGTAATCTTTGGCAAAATCGTTGAAGTCGCTGAAAGATTCGTTTGTCAAGTGGAAGACTGATTTGGCAAAACTGGAAACGTTTTGTTTGAAGTCCTTGATGTTTTCGACCATCTTGTCAAACTCCTCCTTATTATGTACTTCACTGTTAGCAGTCTTGGATTCACTGTTGAAAAAGCATTTCCTGCTGCCATTACTGTTGCTATCGCCGTTAGATTCACAGGTCATCGTGGCAGTGTTGGTAAATCAAATATGTTACAATTGCCAGAATTGACACACtcaataaagaaagaaatcaaattaTAATTTATCTTTGCCATCAAGGATCTCCTTATTATGCGAAAGGAGGAGTGATGCATCACGTGATACAATCTCCGATTTGATCCCGTTAAATGGAATGCTGGAGTGCTATAGACGAGCTGGGGTGATTCAAGGAGGTGGCTCGTTTATGTTGACGGTCAATTGCTTAGTAAGGTACCGTTTCCGTTTGGTAATTTGCTTTTTTATTTCGTTTTCGGGTGGAATCTGTACTTTGTTCCACAGTTAAGTACCACATAATTGCACATTCTGAGGTTCTACATAAGGACAAAATGGAACATTGGGCATATTCAGAAATTCGTTTCTTTCAGTTGCACATTCTATGTAATTCATCTGACTATAAATCCACATAATCATCTATTTCTTCGCCGTTGGCCCCACTATTTCTCCGAACTTCCTTGAGgctcttcctcttcattcCCCCACACTAATTATTCCATAGTTAATTTTTCGCAGCGAGTCTCTAACGCATGAGGAGGAAAATATatggctgaaaaattgaaaaatctcagTATTGGTATTTCCTATTGACTAATTTTTCTAGAATTCTTATGAGAGTAGTCTCGTTAGTATCCTTGCGAAGTTATTCAAGCGGACTTCGGAAATCCCTAAAAGGCTCTTCCAGACTTGGGAAGAGACCTTCTgcttcgtcttcatctagCGAAATCTCCAAGTCTGTTCATCCTACAACTCCAGCCAGAACAAGATTCGCTCCTTCTCCAACGGGATATCTACACCTTGGGTCGTTGAGAACAGCGTTATACAACTACCTTCTTGCGAAGAATACAGGAGGCCAGTTCATCTTACGTCTTGAAGATACAGATAGAACGCGATTGGTTCCTGATGCTGAACAGAATATCTACGACAGTCTCAAGTGGTGCAACTTGACTATAGATGAGGGCCCAAATGAAGGTGGTCCCTATGGGCCCTATAGGCAATCTGAAAGAATGGAAATTTACAAAAAATATGCCCAAATACTCGTAGACCTGGGCCATGCATATCGATGTGTCTGTTCTAAAGACAGGCTCCTTCACTTGCGAGAAACGGCTACAAAGCTAAAGCCTCCAACCACAGTTACATACGACAGAAAGTGTTTGCACGAACAAGAGGGACAACTCATTGACAGTAACGACTATGTGATACGGTTCAAATCACCAGATACTTATGAGCCATTTAAAGATTTGGTCCATGGCAACCTTAATCTTCAACCACAATATAACTACAGCGATAGGCGATACGACGATTTCGTAATAGTAAAATCCGACGGAATGCCCACATACCATTTTGCAAACGTAGTTGATGATCATTTGATGAAAATCACCCATGTCATTAGAGGCGAGGAGTGGCTTCCTTCCACACCTAAGCACATTGCCTTGTACAATGCATTTGGATGGACTCCACCAAAGTTCACTCACATTCCGCTCTTGACTTCGcttgaagacaagaagttgtccaagAGATCAGGAGACATTGGAATACTTTCTCTTAAAGAGAAGGGAATCCTTCCTGAGGCATTGGTCAACTTTGTAGCTCTCTTTGGTTGGTCTCCAGTTCGCGACGCCCCTGGCGTAAGTGCGAATGAGTCCATGTCCttagaagaaatcgagGAGAAGTTTTCTCTAGATCATTTGACTAGAGGAAATGCTAAAGTTAATGACTCAAAgttattcttctttaatAAACATCACCTCCACAAAGCTCTCAGGGACCCAACGAAGATTGATCAGTATGTCAAGGAAATATTCCCACGTTTATCTCAGTTAAGTCATGGAAAATATAGTGAAGCTgatgtcaagaagttgatacAAAATCTCGGTTCAAGTTTGACTTCAattaatgaaattgaaaccGACCATGCTTATCTCTTTCAACCCAACGACTACTCTACATTTCAAAAGATTGGAGATCCTAGTAAGGCTGCATTAATTGTACAGGCACTTCTTGACGAGCCGGCAGGTTCGTTTAAGCTGAATGTAGATGTCATACTACAAAAGCATCCTGAACTTGCAAAGAAGGATATCTTCCAAACAGTGAGACTTGCTTTGTCAGGAGGAAAGCCTGGATTGAATGTTCCAACGTTGATCGATACCCTTGGCGAGGATGCCTATAAAGAAAGACTTAactcttttcttgtatatataaataaCTAGATCATGTATATATAGATTTCTGCGCTAATGAATTTGCTTTGAAGTCCATGAAATCAGGTTCCTTATTTCCTCTATCTGTTCCGTCGACCAAAGGACCAGAATAAATGCAATGAACTGCCATTTCAGGATGATAATAGAGACCTGTCAAAAGCTTGGGAGTGACCAAGAAATACTGTGAACTCAAACTATGGCAGGCCGTGTCCACCAAGTACCTGTGAGCCatcttttcattctttcgATCCATCCCTTGATTGATTTCATCCACAACTCTAAATGGAGAATTTGTTAATCCCAGCAAAGACATCATGAAAAAGATAGTTGTTACTGCTCTTTCCCCTCCAGATTGTGATTGGTGGTCCAAAACCTTTAGCTCTGACTCTTGTCTAAATTTAACTagaatttgcaatttccaATCTTTGAATCTTTCTGCTTTGGCTAATTCTACTTGTCCATCGCTTGCGACTCTGGAGAATCGCTTGTTAAATGCTAATGAAATATTCCGAATTGCCTTAGTTAGCTCTGGTTCCCATGCTTCTTGAATATCACTAATTCTTTTGTCCAATTTAGACTTGTCGTCCTTCAACCTTGGAAGAGTCTTCTCGAGTGAATCAATTTCAGTCAAGGTCCTCCGTAATCTTTCGATGGAACTCACATCAGCAGTAGCCATCACAGACCGCTCGTCTTCTAAAAGCAGTATTTTGTCTCTTATCACCTGTTCTGAGAAGTTACCAGCATCCATATATGCCTTGGCAAGCCTAGACAATAGTACTCTTTCTTCCGGAGTGTACGAAGCACTCTGTTCTTCGATCTTTTTAACAGCATCCCCCTTCTTAATTTGGTCATATTCTGCTTTCAATCTTTCATACTCCTTTCTTAATGaaacttgttgttcttctacTTTAGCAATTAGATTCCGGGCCGCGATCtctctgtttctgattTGAAGCACTCTAAATGATTGCAAACTTAGCTCAATAGCAACATCGCTAGATTCCTTACCAATGATACTAAGCTCCGATAACTTGTTTGAATAATCCAAATACTTTGATTTGATCTTCTCTTCGGTTTCGTCAACTTGTTCACTTGTGTCTTCTGTAGATTCCtttgttgtctttttgaTTTGCGCGTCAAGAGCCGTTAACTTTCCTTCTATTTTTGCCCTGTTTTTCGTTTCATTGGTGAAATGCTGAATTTTATTTTTATATTTCTCAAGCTCAGCCGAAAGTTTACGACTTTCTGAATCGAGACTTTGCTTCTCAACAAGAtatccatcttcttcgcCTTTTAAAACGTTGTACCTGTCCTTAAATTCCTGTAACTGACCATTCATGAAATCTTTAGCTTCTTGAGTCAATCCTGATGAATCGAACCATCTAGATCCAGTAACCTTTTCCGTAGTATAAGAAACTTGATTCAGACCATAGTTCGATTTAGTCAACACAAATAGAGTATCATGAGAAataaacttcttgaaagGGTATCTCCCGTTTCCATCTAGCATTGTCAATCGTTCGATCTGCTCTTCTGATAATCCACTTCTACTCACGGGAATATCCTGAATCTTTGATATATCATATATCATATCTACCACTGGCCCTGGACCCGAAAGAAAATCTGACAAGTAGCATTCGAACCCCCATTGCTTTAATCTTTCTTTGGGAATACGTGGATTTCGTGTACCCAGGTTGGTTGTTAATCTAATTGGGAAatttatcttcatcttcctttgaaaagaagagatcatGCTGAAATCTTGTTTGTTAGTGGTGGTAATTGAAAAGAGCGTATTGTTGTCAATCACCTTTTCCAAGTGTGGGGCCATTGTTTTGTTTGTTACAGTACAACAAACCACAGGCGACTCAAAATAATGGTCCTTTAACTGAGCTTCATCTCTGAGAAACTTGTGTGCATTATATGCCCCATCCCTCAAAGAGTTTGGCGGCCCCCCTCTTGGAGAAAGGACCATTAGTCTATCTTTACTGTTTAAACTCTGCTCTACTCGCTTCTTATTGTTCATGATTTCTTTTCGTGACGATTgcttttcttgaattttgtcctccaagtcttcaatcttgCTTCCTATTTCatccttcttttcagaCACTTCCCTTCGCAATTTTCTGTAACCTTCAACCTCATCTTTGTCAGGTAATACTATCAAGTCACGTTGTGAAATCAATTCGTGCcttttttcttcaagtttctttAATTGATTCTGCAATTTGATCGATTTACTCTTCAAAGACTCAACCGTTGACTTCAAGCCTCCGATTTCCTCCTTAATTTTCGATAAATCTGCCTTTCTATTGATAAACCTAGACCGTATTTCCTTTTGCTTGTCATCTATATCGGAATATAGTCctttttccatttcaactttggtttctatttctttatGCTGGTCTTTCAAAGGGTCCATGGAAGATAAAAACTTCGACAATTTAGATTTTGCTTTGTCTCTCTCTCGTTTTAAATCTGCTCTCTGTTTTTTGAGATCAGATAGTTGGGCGTACGGAATTATCTTTGTGTGTTGCTCTATCTCTAGAGTCTTTCCTTCATACTCTTCAAGCTTCTTTATATCTGCTTCTAgtctacttctttcttcgttgaaTTTCAgtaacttttcttcaagttcttctattcttgtAGTCACATCTTGTCTCAGAGTATCgttcttgatcaaatccTCATGAAGACGGTACAACTGGCCATCACCTaaagttctttctgtttccaTAAGTAGCTTCTCTTGTGACATCCCAGCAAATTCAGCTACCCTCTCTTGCGGCAAAAAGTGACATAAATTGTCCAACTGGATGTTAAACCTAGCTCTTAACTCTTTAACTTTGGCTTCTGTGGCCGGCCTGTGGTTTATATACCAACGGTTTTCTTTTGCCGTGAACTCTCTTTTAACTAAAATAGGAGGTTGACCAtcaaaattcttgattGTAACTTCAGTTGAAGCTGTGGACTTTCCTTTCTTAATCATGGAAGAAAGAGTCTGTCTTTTAATAAGATCAATCTTTCCACCCAACCCCAAACAGATCGCAGAAACTACAGTACTTTTACCAGATCCATTAGGACCAATAACCATGTTGAGTGAAGGAGACAAATTGAACTCTCCACTACCGtagttgttgaaattggtcaacttcaacttcataaGACTTCCAGGACGGAAATCACGAGAACTCTGTACTTTCCTACGCTTAGCCACAGATTCAGAATCATTGGGACCAACATATTGTCTCAAATCGCCTATGGCTTGGTATATGTCCGTCATTGTAGACGTGTGCCGATAATGGAATATCTGGTCACTTAATACTGACTTTTGCTAGTGCTCTAAGCTGTCCTGACTTTTGATACAGAAATTCTATTTTGATCTAAAGCGCGTTTAAGGAGAATTATTAAGTACTGCGGCACGGATCTTTAAACTCTTGTTAACATATAGAGAATGTGTTTCACTTGAAGTACGACTACGTCCATAAATTGTAATCCGCAGATATATAGGCTTACAAAAGTAAGTCAGGCTAAGAAATAGAAGTGTATTGTATTCTCATAAAGGATCGAATTCAAAATTCGATTTCGCCAACGTTATAAATCACATGATATTTTACACGTGATATATGTTTACGTATCCAGGCACCGgtagaagaaaaataaACAACTTCCAGTATTCAATTGATCCATACAAATCATTAACCATATATACTCAAGGATATTCTGCATCAAACGCGTAAAAATGGTACGTATCAAATATGTATAAGTTGGAAGTGGTCTGAACACaatttctggtttctgTTGTTCgtttttgatttttcaaccAGTTTTCAGATCCTAAATATCCACTCCACATACACCCATTACTAACATCTTAAGTCCCAAAACACCAAAACTTACAAAGACGCTTTTGCCCTTTTTGACAAGAAAGGAACAGGTAAGATTCCAGTTGAACATTTGGGTGATTTGTTAAGAGCAGTTGGCCAAAACCCTACATTGGCAGAGATCTCTGAGTTGCAAAACTCTGTTGAATCTACAGAATTTGACTTTGACACATACCAGAAGATCATAAACAGACCCGATGGATTCAAGCCTTTGGGATTGCCTGAGGACTATATAAAGGGTTTTCAGGTCTTCGACAAAGAACAGACTGGCTACATTGGCGTTGGTGAATTGAGATACATATTGACTTCGATTGGGGAAAAGCTTTCCGACTCGGAAGTGGATGAGCTCTTAAAGGGTGTCAATGTCACTTCTGACGGTAACGTCGACTATGTAGAGTTCGTCAAGTCCATTTTGGACCAGTAGAGTATGAGTTTGTTTAGAGGATAAATGGTGTCActatttatttatttcGTATATGTTTTTGTGttccttgttgttgtttcttttcaattcaacaactgcCACTGGTTACTTCTATCGGATAAATATACAATGGTAATTATTGCATATCGTGAAGCTTCGCTGAAGTTTTATCTTCCTTGGTTAACTATGTGAAGAGCAAACCGTGTGTAGTTTGTGCAGgaatatttttcacttaACTTGACTCTTCACTAGATGCTCAACTCTAGTAACAAGCTACTGTTGGTCCGTATTCAAAATGGCCGATATCAGCATTGATGCCGAGTCGATAGAAACACAAGACTTGCGCAGAAATGAAAGGTTTCATATGTATCCCAGTGAAAGGTTGGAGGCATTCACATTGACTGCTGGTATCATTGGAGGGTTTGCTGGGTTCTTCGATGGGGTCAAGCGGGCTTCCTTAAGATATCTTACAGAAAACAGTCATAGAATGCCCAAGACAGTAGGAGGCTGGTACTTCTAtcacaagaagaagaattacGTAATGATCATAGACGGCTGTGCTACTGGGTTCAAGCAGGGTTGTAAGTATTCTGCTGCGGTAGGAGGGTTCTTCGGTATGGAATGGGTGATAGACACTTATGTAAGATCGCAAatagacttcttcaacaccgTGGCAGCTGCTACTGTCTATTCGGCTCTCTATGGGATGTACCAGAGCTTAAGTGCGGTTCAGACTAGAAAGTATATCCTAAAGGGATCTGCGTTGGGCTTGGGTTTGGGTTTGGCTCAAGATTCGCTTCGTTATGTTAGAGGAGCAGACGTCTggtatttgaagaaatttgGAATCAGAAATCCAAATGGACCCCAAGCCTTGGCATAAAACTAAATAAAGTTCTGTTATCAATCTCACTTGTATATAGAGATAATGGGAAGGGAATTGATATTTAATTGTTAATATAGTGGTAGTATATACAAATGACAAATACTTCATAGACTATACATTACATCAACGTTATGGCTCATTAAAGAAATCGTTCTATTAACTATGAAGTGTTTCTGATTTACTTGTCTACTCTTCGTCACTTTCGTCCAAGTCAGGGACTGGATACTTCAAGAGAGCCGCTATCCCAGTCAACTGGTTGAGTTGGATTCCTGACTCGTGCAAGCTGGAGAATATAAATACCTTTGCACCAAGATTTTTGGCTCTTTCCGTCAAGTCAATgtagtttcttctggtgtCAATGTCGTCACTTCTGAAAAGCTGGTCGGTGACCATCAAATACCTGACGGCATCCAAGTCGAGAGCCTTAGTCACTTCCTCAAGACCGTACCATGCTCTTccatcatcatcattaaGAGCAATCTGGAATTTATGCAACACTTCTGATTCCTCGGAGAATTTGGTGTCGCTTAACCGCTTCTTAGTAGCAGGATCTTTCAACACTTCTTCCAATCCTTGCAAGTATCCAGTCGACGAATGGGTTATCACGAACTTGCTCTTGTTCTTTAGGATGTCATTGTAGATCTTCGAGTCCTTGTTGGAACTTTGGGAATTCTGAGCAGCCGTACATTCCTGCATTATTTTGTCATATAATGACTTGGCTACGAATCCAGGAGATGCCAATAAAATCACTTTCAAGGCATTGAAGTCAAAGTGTCTTAACATCGTCTCTACCACCATTGTGAGAAATGTGTTCATGGCCTTGTCCAAGTCCTTGGTGCCATACTCGCTGTTTTTACGAGGAATCGACTTCTCTACCTTAGCCTTCATCACAGTCATGCTGTCTGTCACATAGCAGATGTGGGCCacaccttcttcaagaattaCAGCCCCGATATCAGCCTTCTTTTCGATTGAGCATAAGTCATTCAAAATCGACATGTCGTACTCGTCCCAATTGTCTTTGAGAATAGTCAAATCCTTCAGTAGTTCGACTTCAGCAGTATGGTAACTGTTCAAAGGAACATATTCGTTGGGCTCTATGGATTTTCCACTGAGTCGCATGTTGTTATCCGAGGCGATGTAGTCGATGTCTTCAAgcaccaacttcaacttgacgAGTACTTTTTCCATCTTGCTCTTGCCCTTTTGCACCTGAGTCAGATTTCCTTTCTTGACATTTCTATAGGATACAACTACTACGGTGTCTCCAGGCTTGAGGAGATTGTAGAGATACCAGAGATCCTCTGCATCTTGCGGCACAAATGTCACTGCCACATTCTTGTCCTTGAGTTTGACTTGGTTCTTCACAAGCATTTGTTCTAGTGAAGTTaaataagaaaagaagaatggCGTTGTCATCGCATATGGTCTTGTTCCCATAGGTTCCAtataatgaaaaatttatatACAGTGCCCGATAAAGCATACCATTTGGTACTATTGAATGATAAATATTGTTCATATACAGAATCAAGAATCTTAAAATTTGATATACTTAAGAGTAATACTTGGACATGATGTTATAGAAAGAGTCTCTCTAGTACAAATAGACAATCTCGCAATAGTAACTCATTATTTACGTATAGAACTCTGCGCGAAATTCCTTACATTCTACATCAAATCTGTATCTATATACCATTTCTCTCTACATTACCTCTATTCGTTTCGTTTATTTATGCTCGAAGGTTCTACTTTACCTCTGCCTTGACGATGGATGTGTTGTGGCAAAGTTCGCCTCTTTCATTGACCAATCTCTTTGGCTCCTTACCTTCTTCAGTGTAGGTGACTTCGAAGTTCTCAGTTGTGGAGAAGCCTGGTTGGACAGCTTCCcagatcttcttcttggggTTCAATTGCTTTTCTGGGACACCATTGAAGCCTTCAAAGAATATCTTTTCACCGGCCTTGGAGCCAGCAGGTGGATTGACGAACTCAACCTTGCCTTCAGTTGAGGCACACAATACCATTGCACAAGACTTGACACCTCTCATGGTGACTggcttcaagttggcaaCGACGACAACGTATCTCTGTTGCAAGTCCTCGATAGGCATGTAATTGACCAAACCGGAACACACGATTCTTGGACCCTCTTCATCGCCCATGTCGATAGTAGACATATACAACGAATCAGCGTTAGGGTGTCTTTCAGCCTTTTGAATGAAACCTACTCTGAAGTCAATCATAGAGGGGTTTGGTGgcacaacagcagcagcctgTTTGGCGTTTTGTTCAGCCTTAGCCTTGGCCTTAGCAGCCTTCTTGGCTTTAGCAGCTTCAGCTCTAGCCgccttttcttcttcggaAATTGGGCCCTTACCAGCGCTAGCATTAGCAGCTTCTTGAGCaggagcagcagcagaagtagcagcttccttcttcttgtccttcttTTCGCCAGTTTCAGCTCCGGCGGCAGCAgctggcttcttcttttccttgacTTCTCTGGGAAGTTCAACGTCGTTGTTcaccttcaacttgtcacCTTCTGGGACTTCAACCAATGTGTTCTGGATCAAATCGACCCATCTGATGATATGTCTGTATTTTGccaaatcttcaacagcagtCCACTTGGAAGCAACTGGCAAAACCTTTTCAAAAACAACCAAGTCGGCCTTTGAAGCAACGTTTCCAGCAACAAATGTCTTGGTTCTCAAGTTGGAGTTCAATGATTCCAACGATTCTGGCTCATCGAGTCTGGCGCTCAAGGTCTGGAATTGAGAAGACAAAGCCTTTTGTTCGTTAGTCAAATCGGCGAAATGCGAGTCATCCGCCTTGGAAATATCGGCGAACGATAACTTGGAAAAATTGGTAATGAAATCAGCCATTTTTGGTTACTAAGGTGAAGATCAAAGAGTTAGAACTATTCATAAATGCTACTAGAATAGGTGAAAATTAGTGAACTTTTTTAGTACGGTCACGTGTGAAC
This Scheffersomyces stipitis CBS 6054 chromosome 3, complete sequence DNA region includes the following protein-coding sequences:
- a CDS encoding predicted protein, which produces MLVKNQVKLKDKNVAVTFVPQDAEDLWYLYNLLKPGDTVVVVSYRNVKKGNSTQVQKGKSKMEKVLVKLKLVLEDIDYIASDNNMRLSGKSIEPNEYVPLNSYHTAEVELSKDLTILKDNWDEYDMSILNDLCSIEKKADIGAVILEEGVAHICYVTDSMTVMKAKVEKSIPRKNSEYGTKDLDKAMNTFLTMVVETMLRHFDFNALKVILLASPGFVAKSLYDKIMQECTAAQNSQSSNKDSKIYNDILKNKSKFVITHSSTGYLQGLEEVLKDPATKKRLSDTKFSEESEVLHKFQIALNDDDGRAWYGLEEVTKALDLDAVRYLMVTDQLFRSDDIDTRRNYIDLTERAKNLGAKVFIFSSLHESGIQLNQLTGIAALLKYPVPDLDESDEE
- a CDS encoding predicted protein, producing MADISIDAESIETQDLRRNERFHMYPSERLEAFTLTAGIIGGFAGFFDGVKRASLRYLTENSHRMPKTVGGWYFYHKKKNYVMIIDGCATGFKQGCKYSAAVGGFFGMEWVIDTYVRSQIDFFNTVAAATVYSALYGMYQSLSAVQTRKYILKGSALGLGLGLAQDSLRYVRGADVWYLKKFGIRNPNGPQALA
- the MSE1 gene encoding glutamyl-tRNA synthetase, mitochondrial (go_function glutamate-tRNA ligase activity; ATP binding~go_process glutamyl-tRNA aminoacylation), whose product is SVHPTTPARTRFAPSPTGYLHLGSLRTALYNYLLAKNTGGQFILRLEDTDRTRLVPDAEQNIYDSLKWCNLTIDEGPNEGGPYGPYRQSERMEIYKKYAQILVDSGHAYRCVCSKDRLLHLRETATKLKPPTTVTYDRKCLHEQEGQLIDSNDYVIRFKSPDTYEPFKDLVHGNLNLQPQYNYSDRRYDDFVIVKSDGMPTYHFANVVDDHLMKITHVIRGEEWLPSTPKHIALYNAFGWTPPKFTHIPLLTSLEDKKLSKRSGDIGILSLKEKGILPEALVNFVALFGWSPVRDAPGVSANESMSLEEIEEKFSLDHLTRGNAKVNDSKLFFFNKHHLHKALRDPTKIDQYVKEIFPRLSQLSHGKYSEADVKKLIQNLGSSLTSINEIETDHAYLFQPNDYSTFQKIGDPSKAALIVQALLDEPAGSFKSNVDVILQKHPELAKKDIFQTVRLALSGGKPGLNVPTLIDTLGEDAYKERLNSFLVYINN
- a CDS encoding predicted protein; translation: MTCESNGDSNSNGSRKCFFNSESKTANSEVHNKEEFDKMVENIKDFKQNVSSFAKSVFHLTNESFSDFNDFAKDYSFNWLFDVDGDSSGHMNQMRKNVRNFFTSKDVGFDTVLSELEESSTGMDVDIDAAFPKPYETRDAIHSSWCKRNQGGYDGISTGISDFYGGRFSDLISGSFRNGRTPFGYYAYKTPSTRAYNNCLNKAGESVWDSRGYWRCLFPNREVPVELLNYKQEKLRNTILTKEDLDNAILEKGVDETTSKGVIDLGEKGVFFRKFDDYLSWKNIMYANLRQQREEARKKYLERVKTAKEVQSQAQPPVETDSNERRVVSNSYQSFYTQNSETNEVELKEIKTESFNDGTSLTKTILKTRPLDAKDWVTVKESVSENGKDTVFNPQLDSGSKGTNGWFWNSKN
- a CDS encoding predicted protein (go_function calcium ion binding); this encodes MSQNTKTYKDAFALFDKKGTGKIPVEHLGDLLRAVGQNPTLAEISELQNSVESTEFDFDTYQKIINRPDGFKPLGLPEDYIKGFQVFDKEQTGYIGVGELRYILTSIGEKLSDSEVDELLKGVNVTSDGNVDYVEFVKSILDQ
- the SMC5 gene encoding structural maintenance of chromosomes protein (Structural maintenance of chromosome 5 (DNA repair protein spr18) (SMC partner of rad18)~go_component nucleus~go_function ATP binding~go_process chromosome segregation) — encoded protein: MTDIYQAIGDLRQYVGPNDSESVAKRRKVQSSRDFRPGSLMKLKLTNFNNYGSGEFNLSPSLNMVIGPNGSGKSTVVSAICLGLGGKIDLIKRQTLSSMIKKGKSTASTEVTIKNFDGQPPILVKREFTAKENRWYINHRPATEAKVKELRARFNIQLDNLCHFLPQERVAEFAGMSQEKLLMETERTLGDGQLYRLHEDLIKNDTSRQDVTTRIEELEEKLSKFNEERSRLEADIKKLEEYEGKTLEIEQHTKIIPYAQLSDLKKQRADLKRERDKAKSKLSKFLSSMDPLKDQHKEIETKVEMEKGLYSDIDDKQKEIRSRFINRKADLSKIKEEIGGLKSTVESLKSKSIKLQNQLKKLEEKRHELISQRDLIVLPDKDEVEGYRKLRREVSEKKDEIGSKIEDLEDKIQEKQSSRKEIMNNKKRVEQSLNSKDRLMVLSPRGGPPNSLRDGAYNAHKFLRDEAQLKDHYFESPVVCCTVTNKTMAPHLEKVIDNNTLFSITTTNKQDFSMISSFQRKMKINFPIRLTTNSGTRNPRIPKERLKQWGFECYLSDFLSGPGPVVDMIYDISKIQDIPVSRSGLSEEQIERLTMLDGNGRYPFKKFISHDTLFVLTKSNYGSNQVSYTTEKVTGSRWFDSSGLTQEAKDFMNGQLQEFKDRYNVLKGEEDGYLVEKQSLDSESRKLSAELEKYKNKIQHFTNETKNRAKIEGKLTALDAQIKKTTKESTEDTSEQVDETEEKIKSKYLDYSNKLSELSIIGKESSDVAIELSLQSFRVLQIRNREIAARNLIAKVEEQQVSLRKEYERLKAEYDQIKKGDAVKKIEEQSASYTPEERVLLSRLAKAYMDAGNFSEQVIRDKISLLEDERSVMATADVSSIERLRRTLTEIDSLEKTLPRLKDDKSKLDKRISDIQEAWEPELTKAIRNISLAFNKRFSRVASDGQVELAKAERFKDWKLQILVKFRQESELKVLDHQSQSGGERAVTTIFFMMSLSGLTNSPFRVVDEINQGMDRKNEKMAHRYLVDTACHSLSSQYFLVTPKLLTGLYYHPEMAVHCIYSGPLVDGTDRGNKEPDFMDFKANSLAQKSIYT